The Candidatus Paceibacter sp. genomic sequence GGACATAAAATCGCCGGAGGGTATTTCTCCGGAAATTTCCACTTCTGAAGTCGGCAATAGTTTAATTTCAAGCATAAAAACAGAATAATGAATCAAGAATTCAGAATCAAGAATTTTCTTAATTCGTAATTTGTAATTCTGATTAAGCTAGCGGCCTAATCACCACACGGCGGTACGGCTCATCGCCGACGCTTTCCGTCTTAATGTCCGGATATTCGCCCAAAACGGCGTGGACTATCCGGCGGTCGTAAGACGACATCGGGTCCATCTCTATCTCTTTTTTGAAAAATCTTACTCTTTGAGCGTTCATTCTGGCCATATTTTTGACTTCTTCTATTTTCTTGATCTGATAGTTGTTTACATCAAGAAAGAAAGCCAGTTTCTCCAGATTTTCCTGTTTAAACCGGTTTTCGGCCATTTTTTTAACCAGATGATTTAAGGCGATGAGATGTTTGCCGTCTTCGCCTATTAAAATTCCCGATTCTTTGGTTTTTATGGAGAAGACGCAGTCTCCGTCGCCGTTAACATACTCCACACTGCCGGCGATGGTCATTTTGTCAAGAAATTCTTCCAGCAGCGATATTATTGTTTTGACTTGGTTCTCCATATATTTTTTCCGCCTTTCTGCGCACTATGGCTTCATGTACTATAGCAAAAACATTCATCGTCGTCCAATAAAGAGCCACGCCGGCGGAAAACTTTAGACCGATGAAAAATATGAACACCGGCATCACGTATCTCATCTGCACGTTCATGCTTTTCGCCAGGCTGTCTTTGAAAGAATCTCCGAGTTTTTCCTTTTTAAGCGGCGGCATGGCTAGCTTCATCTGGAAAAACTGCGACAAAGAGGCTAAAAAGGCTATTACATAGCTGTTGTTTTTGGTTACATCCACCAAACCAAGAAACATTGTGTTGATGTTTTCCGGAATGGACACAAAAGAATAGATGTGTTCCTGGTCAAAATTAACCCCGCCAAGAAAAACTTTGTACAAAGCGAAGATTATCGGGATCTGGATAAACAACGTCAGGATGCCGGAAAGGGGATTGATGCCGTGTTGGCGGTACAGTTCCATGGTTTTGCGCGCCTGCGCCTGGGGGTCGTTTTTGAAATTGGATTTTATCTCCTTAAGCTGCGGCTCAATCTTTTTCATCTTTATCTGGGTGGTGGTGGATTTGTGGGTGAACGGGAAAATGACAAAACGCACCAAGACGGTCAAAACAATTATAGCCAGGCCGATATCATGAAAGGGGAGATAATTAACCAGCGACACCAAACCGTTTAAAAGCGGCTCGTAAAAAACCGTGTTGTAAAAATTTGAAATCATTGCAATATTCTAGCTTTTTTCAGCGAATTAGTCATCTCCTCTTTTAATTCTCGGTATGTTCTATCTTTGGCGCTTACTTTAAAGAAGAAAATAATTCCCGCGCCTTTTTTAACCTCGCTTAAAACCTTTCTGATTATATTTCTAGCCCTTCTTTTAAGTTTATTTCTTTCTGTTGCTTTTTTGGAAACCTTGGAAGAAACAACGAAAGCGAAAAGGCTGCGCCCTCCGGCGATTGGCGCTGTTTTTAAATTAAACGAGTCGGAAGAAAAACTTCTGCCTGACTTTACAACCAGGCCGATGGTCTCTTTATCCATCCTGTTTTCTTTAGAGAGCATTTGATTTTCTTAAGTCTAAAACAATAACCTAGTCAGTCAATATTCACTAGTTATCCACAGGATATTAAGATGATATACACCTTTTTGATTTTTTGAAGTATTAATAAGGAAAAAACATTTAGTATAATACTAATCAATATGACTTTGGATTACGAAAAATTATGGAAAGATGTTTTATCTGAGGTTGAGTTGAATATATCCAAAGCTAATTTCTCCACTTGGTTTAAAGACACTTATATCGGAAAATACGACAACGGGGAAGTGGCGATCCATGTCCCCAACAGCTTCGCCCATGAATGGCTCTCCACTAAATTTAACAAATTAATAGCCGGGATCATCCGGAACATGGATTCCAGCATCAGGCACATAGACTACATTATTGTTTCCCAGCCGAAAAATCAGGCAAAACAAACCACAATTCAACAAAACAAGCCCTTAAAAACAATACTGAGCAATGAGGAACAACTTGGTTTTAATGAATTTTACACCGACTCCGAGTCAAACCTTAATCCTAAATACACTTTTGATTCTTTTATTGTGGCGCCTTTCAATGAGGTGGCGCACGCGGCGGCGCTAACCATCTCCAAAAACATAGGTAATGTTTACAACCCGCTTTTTGTTTACGGCGGCGTCGGTCTTGGTAAAACTCATCTTCTTCAGGCAATAGGCAATGAAATAAGAAAAAACAATCAAAACACAAAAGTTCACTACCTTACTTCGGAAAATTTCGCCAACGACTACGTCAGCTCTATCCAAAACAAAAACATCAACATTTTTAAGGAGAAATATAGAAAATACAGCCTTCTGATAATTGACGATATTCAGTTTTTTTCCGACAAACTAAAAATTCAGGAGGAATTTTTCCATGTTTTTAACTCACTTTACAATAGCGGCAACCAGATAGTTTTTTCTTCCGACCGCCCGCCGCAATATATTGTCGGTTTGGAAGACAGGTTGCGCTCGCGATTTGAAGGAGGAATGATGGTTGATATATCCCAACCGGAATACGAGGAAAGATTGGCTATTTTAAAGGCTAAAATAAACACCAAAGGCTTCCCGTTATCCGATGAAATAATAGAATTTACCGCCTCTAATATTAAAGAAAACATTCGCGAGCTTGAAGGCGCGCTTAATTCCATCATCGGCCAATCAAAAATCAGAGGCCGAATGCTTTCTTTAGAGGAAGTGGAGAAAATAATAAGTAAAAAAGCGAAGCCGGTGCGCGCTATAACCGCCGAACAATTGATAAAAACAATATCAATCTATTATAACATTGAGGAAAAAAACCTGACGGAAAAAACAAGAAGGAAGGAGATAGTCAAACCGCGGCAAATAACAATGTATTTATTAAGAAACGACTTAAGCACGTCTTATCCTCATATCGGCCGGAGACTAGGGCAAAAAGATCACACCACCGCCATCCACGCTTTTAAGAAAATAAGTGAAGATATTAAACGTGATAAAAAACTGGAGCAGGAGATAAATAACATAAGAGAGATGATGTTTAAAAACTGTGTATAAATATGTTGGTAAAATTGTGGAAATTTACTGGATAAATTGTTTGTAATTTAAAGATTAAAAACAAAGATAAATTAATCATTAAGTTATTATTAATTTATCAACAATTATTCACAGTTTTATCCACAGTGTTGATATCTTTTAACCTTTAATTTAAGCCATGAAACAAACTTATCTACATTTCCACAGGTATAATAATAGTAATAAATTTATTTAATTAAATAATTCTTATTAAGATAATTAGGATGAAATTCACTTGTTCTAAAAATGAATTAAAAGAAGCGGTCCAGATTTGCGAGAAAAACACGGGTAAAAATTTAAACCTGGTTGTTTTAAGCAACATCCTTCTTGATTGCGCCGACAAAATTTTAAAACTGACAGCCACTAATCTTGAAACCGCCGTAGAAGTGGAAATTCCAACAAAAACAGAAAAAGAAGGTAAAATAACTATCCCAGGCTCGGTTTTAAGCGGTTTTTTATCCAACAACTCCGTAAATGAAGAAATTACTTTGGAATCGCAAAATAACAACCTTATTATTTCCACATCTAATACATCTATAACCATCAAAGGACAGCCGGCCGATGATTTCCCCACATTACCAATAATCAAGTCGGAAGATGAGTCGGTGATTAATTGCGCTGATTTTGTTTCCGGTTTGAAGTCGGTCTGGTATTCCTGTTCCAACTCAATTATTAAACCGGAAATAGCCTCGGTTTTAATTCAATCCAATAAATCGGCGAGTTTAATATTCGCGGCCACCGACTCGTTCCGGTTGGCGGAAAAAAGATTTGATTATAATCTAAACAACTTTGGGAAGGTTTTACTGCCGTTTAAATCAGTCGCTGAAATACTAAGGATTTTTGACGGTGTCTTTGATAAATTAAAAATAAAAACAAATAAAAACCAAATAAACATAGAGTCGGATAATATTAAATTCATTTCACGTTTGATTGATGGTGTTTTTCCTGATTACCAACAGATTTTACCTAAAAAATTTACCGCCGACGTAGTGGTGAAAAATAATGATTTTACCAACGCTCTGAAATCAACCGCCATGTTTTCCGGAAAGTTGAATGAGTTAGTTTTCTCTTTAAATCCGGAGGAAAATTTTATTGTTTTAAAAACAGCCAATAATGAAATAGGCGACTGTGTGGTTAAAATACCGGCTAAAATTACCGGCGAAAAAATAAAAATAACTTTTAACCATAGATACATCCAGGACTGTCTTCAGGCTGTAAACAACAACGATATTTTACTGCGTTTTTGCGGCGAAATGAAGCCATTGCTGATCACTAGTTTAAACAACAACACTTTCCAATATTTAGTGATGCCAATGAGTATTTAGTTAAAAGTTTATAAAGTTCATAAATTTATTGAATTCTACTTTATAAACTTTCTACTTTATAAACTTTATAAACTTAACATGAACTCGATTTCAAATTATTTAAATAAATTTTTCCAAATTAAACCGCCGGAGGATTATTATAAAAGAAAAATTATTGATTTTTTAAATAAAAGCTTGGATATCAACCTTAAAGAAAACGAAATAAACGTTAATTTCGGGGTTGTGTGGATAAAGATACAAAACAATTTATTAAAAAATGAGATTTTTTTAAGAAAACAAGAGATTCTTAATGAGCTTTCCAAGAGAACCGAATTTGTTATCAAAGATATAAGATTTTAAATAAAACTGACCTACCAAGTTGGCAATCTAAACCTGATAGGTCAGTTTTATTAATTATATGGTTATTTTACCATAAAAGGCACCACTACCTCCGTTTTATTTCTTACCTGATCGTAGGCTATTATTTTCAACTCCGCTTTTTCTTGCGTGATATTATAATCCGCCGGTTTAAAAGAGAAGCCGAACGGGTTTATTTTTGACGTTCCGATATAACTTCCATTAAAAAAGAAATCAATCTGCCCTAACCCAAATTTACTCTTCTGGGTTATTTTGATGTTTATCACCTCTTCTTTGTTGTAGGTATTGTCTTTAATTGGGTAATCCATAGTTATTTTAGGCTGGTATTCCGGTTTGTGGATATCGTCTTTTTCTTTCGGTATGTCGTCCATTGTCTGGTCTTTGATATTGTTTTCCGTCGCCCATTTCCGGACCGGTATTTCCCAAAGTTGGAATTGGGGGTCTTGTTCCGGTTTTTCCGGTTTGGCGCCTTTGGGGTTATCTTTATTCAACCAATATAATATGGAATGGACTTCCGTCAGGGTTTTTTCTTCAATCAACTCCGGCGGGGTGTGTTCTGTGGCCAGTTTTTGGGATATTTTATCAATCAGGTATTTTTGCTCCCCGCGCCATTCGCCGTTTAGCGCCGGTTTTGATGTTTTTGTTTTGGTTGGTTTTTCAAAATTTTCTTTCGGGAGTGTTTTAAAAACTTCGTTTAAAAACTCGTTCCACATCGGCGCCACAATCAGTCCGGCCACCTTTTTTTCCATTGAAGAGTTGTCATTGTTTCCGAACCACGCTCCAACGGTGAGGTTGGGGGTGTAGCCGACGACCCAAGCGTCGCGGTAGTCGTTGGTGGTGCCAGTTTTGGCGGCCACCTGCCGGCCGGGGAAATAAAGAGGGGAGTTTTCTCCGAACGCCGGCGTCCGGGCTTTATTGTCGGAAAGGATGTCGGTTATTGTCAAAGCGACGTTTTTATCCAAAACCTGCCGCGACTGGTCTTTGAACTCCTCAACAACTTTTCCGTTCTTGTCTTCTATTTTTAAAATACCAATAGGTGGGTTTCTTACCCCGTTATTGGCGAAAACAGAATAGGCGCCGGTAAGCTCAAACAAACTTACCTCGCCGCCGCCCAGAACCAAAGTCAATCCGTACCGGTTCGGGTCGTTTAAGGAGCTGATACCCATGTCTTTTATGGTGTTGAGGGAATTTTGGATTCCGGCCAGGTATAAAGTTTTAACGGAGGGAATGTTTAGAGATTGGGCCAAAGCGCTTCTTAAGTTGATTGGGCCGCGGAATTTGTTGTCGTAGTTTTCCGGCATATAACACTCGTCTTTGCCGCCGCTGGAGCTTTGCGCGGTTATAACGGTGCCCGTGGCGTATTTATGCAGACAGGAAGGGTTAAATTCGGTCTGGAGGTCAAACAAGGTTGTTTCCGGGGTGTAGCCTTTTTTGAAAGCGGCGGCGTAGACAAATGGCTTTATGGCGGATCCGGGCTGGCGGTAAGCCAGAGACACGTTGAAGTTTCCCTGGTCTTCTTTATTGAAATAATCTTTGGAGCCGACCATCACTAAAATTTGGCCTGTTTTCGGGTCCAGGGCGACGATGCTAGTGTTGGAAGCGTTGAACTTCTCCTTGTTTTCTTTGGCGTATCTGGCCGCCAATTCTTCCGCTTTCTGCTGTAAAGCGTAATCAAGCGTGGTGGTGACTTTCAAACCGCCCTGCTCAATAACGTCCTGGCCGTATTTTTCTTCCAGATAAGCCCTGATAAAGACGGAAAAATGGGCGGCTTTGATTGAATTTTGGCCTTTGTTTACAAAAACAACTTTTTCTTCTTTCGCTATTTCCGCTTCTTCGGAAGTGATAAAACCAAGCGAGGTCATTTTACCTAAAACGAAATTTTTCCGGGTTTCCAGTTCTTCTTTATGGTTTCCGTAAGGGGAGTAGTAGGTCGGGGCTTTGGGTAAGCTGGCCAAGTAAGCGGCTTCTGCCAGGTTTATGTCGGCGGCGCTCTTGCCGAAAAATATTTTGCTGGCCGATTCTATGCCGTAACTGCTGCCGCCGTAAGGTATCTCGTTCAAGTAGCGTTCCAAAATTTGTTCTTTGGAAAGCACCTTTTCTATTTTCATTGTAAGAATTATTTCCTTAATTTTTCGGGAAAATGTCTTATCTTTGGTTAAAAGGGTGTTTTTAACCAATTGTTGTGTGATAGTGGAGCCGCCCTGTTTTAATTTTCCCGATTTTAGGTCAACCAATACCGACCGCATAATACCTAGAAAATCAACTCCTTTATGTTGGTAGAAAGAAGAGTCCTCAATGGCGATGGTGGCGTTTTTTACGTGGCGGGAAATGTTTTCAATTGGAATGACGGTGCGTTGGATATCTTCATGAATGTCCCAAAGGACGATTTTGCCCGTGCGGTCGTATATTTTGGTGGATTGGGCCACTTTAACCTCACCCAAAGATTCAATGTCCGGGATTTTTAGGGTAGCGACCCAGTAAACCACCGCTAGGGAGGATAAAACAGCCAGCATCATGGCCGCCGCCGCGAACCATAGTAAAATACGGATTATCCGCTTTTTAACGCCTTTTTTAAACTTTCTCATTGTTTTGATTATAGCCGATATGGTAGAAATAAAAACCATCCCGCTTTAAGCGGGATGGTTTTTAAAATCATATCTGGAGCGTTTTACCCCCACACATGTAAACGCAAAATCATCGGCTCACGCTTTACTATACCTAAACAGGTGCGGGGGTTTATTCTTCGTCAAACATGCTGCCGTAAATCTCGTCTTCTTCGTCGCTGTCGTCGCTCCAGTCTTCATCGTCGGCTCCATGGAAGGTTCCTCTCATGTCTTCCTCCTCATCTTCCGTGTCGCCGCTGTTGTTGATTTTCGCCGCGGCAAAAAGCGGCAAATCAATATTTAAATCCATTATTTTTTAAATATTTTTTAAAAACGACCAATAATTGATTATTTTTAGCAAGAATAAAAAAAATGTAAAGTAATTTGCGCCGGAGCTGTGGATAATTTTATTTATCTGCTTGAATTTGGCGAGGCGAAGCTGCCAAAGCTATAGCTATGGCATCCATTTCATCGTCATACTTGGCCGGTTTCTCCAGTTTTAAAATTGCCGCGATCATCTTCCGCACTTGTTCCTTTTCCGCCCTTCCGTAGCCGGTTAGAGCCATTTTTACTTCCAAAGGGGTTAGTTCCATGACACGCAGATTATTTTCCGCCGCCGCGCACAGCGCGACGCCGCGGGCTTCCGCCACTTTAATGGCCGTTTTTTGGTTTCCGGCGAAAAAGAGGCTTTCAATCGCCATAACTTTTGGCCTGAATTCGGAAATTGTTTTGTTTAAATTTTGGCGGATATGCAAAAGGCGTTTTTCGTGCGGGTCGCTTCTTTTGGTTACAATGCAACAGGAATAGACGAGCTTCTCTTTTGGGCCGCTTTTGTCCAAAACGGCGAAACCCATCCGTTCAAATCCGGGATCAATGCCGAGGATTAACATAAAGTTTATAAAGTTGAAAGTTTATAAAGTTGAAAGTTTTGATTTTAGATTTTAACTTTACGAACTTTATAAACTTTATGAACTTTTCACTGAATTTGTAAAAATTTCCTGCACATCTTCGCTTTCTTCCAGCGCTTCAATAAGTTTCTCCAGCGCCTCTTTGTCGGCGGAGGAGAGTTCCACGGTTATTTTGGCGGACGGTTTTTCTCCGCTTAACTCAAAAGCCCACAAAACCGAACCCTGCTCGGCGAACTTGCCGCCTTTTTCATTAAGGATATGTTTTATTTCCGCCACGGCGCGGTTTTTGCTGTCGGTGATAACGTCTATGATCATAGCCACGCCGCCCGGGCCGTAGGCTTCGTAACGGGCGCTTTCCAGCTGGGCTTCGCCGCTTTTGCCGGAATCTTTGGCGATGGCGCGTTCTATGTTTTCCTTGGGCATGTTTTCGGAGCGGGCTTTGTCTATGGCGGCGCGCAGCTCGAAGTTGGTGCCCGGGTCGTCGCCTTTGCGGGCGGCCAAAGCGATTATTTTGGCGTAGCGGGAAAAAACCTTGCTCCTCTTGGCGTCAACCACCGCCTTCTGCCTCTTTATTTGAGTCCATTTATTATGCCCGGCCATAAAGTAAGAATAAAGAATTAGGAACCAAGAATCAAGAGATTTTCTCTCCGTGGATTTTGTGTACACGGTTAACACAATTACGCCACAATGATGGCCTTTATTACTTCTTTCAGTTTTGGCAAATCGTCCTGGCAAGTATCCCAAACGATTTTCGTGTTTACGCCGAAGTATTCATGAATCAAGACATTGCGCATGTCCGACATGTCGCGAAAGGGAATTTCGGGGTGCTTCTTCTTAAAATCATCACTTAAATTATTGGCCGCCTCGCCGATAATTTCCAGTTCACGCACCACGGCATCAATAGTCTTTTTGTCTTTCAATAGAGATTCATAGTCAAGACCGCGCAAATACTCGTTAATACTTTCGATCGCTTCCAGAATGTGCTGAAGATAAACATTATCTCTATTTTCCTCCATAGACAAGTTCGGATTCCTTGATAACTTTCTCTTTAAAAAATTTACTAAGAGCCTCCGGCGTCAAAAGGTCAACTTTTTTCCCGACGAAATCGCTCAAACGTCTTTGCAAACGGACGAATTCAAAAAATCCAATTTTGGCAGTTGGCTTAAACTCAACAAGAATATCCACATCGCTGTCGTTTCTTGCCTTGTTGTTTAAAAAAGAGCCGAATAAAGACGCCTTTTCAATATCGTTTTTGGCGGGGTCGCTTGATATAGCTTCCGCTATTTTCTTTTTTATTTCTTCCTTTTGCATTATTTGAATGATAGCAAAACGGCACAGCCAAAACAAGCCAAATAAATTACAGCAGGTTTTTTTGAATCTGGGTCAGGCCGAGGTGTTTGTAGGCGTTTTCGGTGGCGACGCGGCCGCGGGGAGTGCGCTCCAGAAAGCCGAGCTGGAGAAGGTACGGTTCGTACACTTCCTCAATAGTGGCCTCGTCCTCGGAAGTGGCGGCGGCGATGGTTTGCAGGCCGACGGGGCCGCCTTTGAACTTTTCTATTAAAACGCTTAATATCCGGCGGTCGTTGTTATTGAGCCCTAATTCATCTATCTCCATCATGTCCAGAGCCTGTTTGGCCGAAACGGCGTCAATTTCGTTTTTGTTGTGTATCTGGGCGTAGTCGCGGCAGCGTTTTAGAAAATGATTGGCCAAGCGGGGTGTCTGGCGGCTTCTTTTGGCAATTTCTTCAGCGGCGTCCGGAGAAATGACAACGCCCAATATGCCGGCGGAGCGGGTGATTATTTTTTGCACCTCTCTGGGGGTATAAAATTCTAGCCGGAAGGTTCCGCCGGAAAAACGAGAACGGAGAGGGGAGGAGAGCAGGGCGATTCTGGTAGTGGCCGCCACCAGCGTAAACGGAGGCAGTTCTAGCTGGATGCTTCTGGCCGAAGGGCCTTTGCCTATAATGATGTCCAGCGAGCGGGATTCCATGGCCGGGTATAAAATTTCTTCCACTGTTTTGTTGAGCCGGTGGATTTCGTCTATAAAAAGAATGTCGCCCGCGGATAGGTTGGTAAGTATGGAAGCCAGGTCGCCCACGCGCTCAATGGCCGGCCCGGAAGTGATTTTTATCTGGGCGCCCAGTTCTTTGGCTATCAAATGGGCCAAGGTAGTTTTGCCCAGACCCGCCGGGCCGTAAAAAAGGAGGTGCTCAATGTTTTCCTGGCGTTCCGAAGCGGCCTTGATGAGTATGTGCAGGTTCTTTTTTATCAGCTCCTGGCCGATATATTCGGCCCATTTTTGGGGTCGCAACGTCTGATCCAGCGCTTTGTCCAAAAAAGCGCTGGCCTTGCCATTTTTTAAATTATCGGCGTTTTGGCTTGACATTTGCATTATTATCTGCTATGGTGGTGATGAAATTGAAAAAACACAGGCTTCTACGAAACTAATCCGCCTCGTAAAGCTCTAAGCAACGTTCCGCCTTCGGCGGAATACCAGAATACCTTTAAAGGACGTTTTGGTGCTCCGACTTGTCGGAGATTTCTGGAACCATCCTTAAAAGATATTCTAAACTTTTGGTACCCATATTAAAAGTGTTGCTTAGAGATTTACGGGGCGGATTTTTTGTTTTTAAACATCTACAACTCTCTGCAATTCATCCAGCGATGTCACTCCCTTTAAAACCTTCAGCACGCCGTCTTGCTTCATGTCCGGCAAGCCCTGCTTTCTTGATTCTTTAAGTATTTCCGTTTCGCCCGGGCTGGTCAGAATAAGCGGCTCCAGCTCCTCGTTTATCAAAATGGCTTCAAAAACGCCTATTCTTCCCTTATATCCTATGTTGTTGCAGGCCGGGCAGCCTTTGGCCCGCCAGAGAAAAACTTCGCCCGTTTCCGGTTTGGGATAATTTTCCGGCAGGGAAGCGATGGTTTTTCTGACAATTTCCGACTCTTCGGCATTGGCCGGAGTTTTTTCTTTGCACTTGTCGCACAGCTTTCTCACCAGTCTTTGAGCCATCGTCAAGTTGACGGCCGGCGCGATGGCCGACGGCGTTACTCCCAAGTCCACCAGGCGGGGGATCGTGCCGGCGGCATTGTTGGTGTGGAGCGTGGAGAGCACCAAGTGGCCGGTCAGCGCCGCGTTCATGGCCGTTCTGGCCGTGTCCAGGTCTCTTATTTCGCCCACCATTATAACATCTGGATCCTGCCGGAGGATGGAGCGGAGTCCGTTGGAGAAAGTGTAGCCGCTCGCTTCCTCCACCTGCGTTTGCACCACTCCTTCCACGTGGTATTCCACCGGATCCTCCAAAGTGATTATTTTCGTGCCCGGCGTGTAGATTTTTTTGAGGAAAGCGTAGAGGGTGGTGCTTTTGCCGGAGCCGGTCGGACCGGTGGTTAGAATCATTCCGTTGGGCTTTTTTAATTCCTTTTCCACTATACTCAACAACAGCGGCTCCATGCCCAAACCTTCCATGCGGATGTCTATTGATTCCGGATTGAGCACTCTCAACACTATAGATTCGCCGTAAGATTCTGGGATGACCGACGATCTTACTTCTATTTCTTTTTTGGCCAATCTGATGCTGAAGCGCCCGTCCTGCGCCTGATTGTGGATGTTGAGCTTCAGGCCGGAAACCAGCTTAATTCTGGAAAGGAGGAGGTTGTAAACTTTGTAATCAAAGGAAAGGATGTCGTGGAGCACGCCGTCCAGCCTCATCCGAAGCCTCACTTGGCCGTCCTGCGGTTCAATGTGGATGTCGGAAGCGTCGGCGGCGATGGCTCCCGCCAGAATTATTTCCAGAACTTCGGAAATTTTACGGTTTTTCTGGGTGGCGGCGGAGGCGACGAAGATATTTTTCAAATCTTCAAGAGTGGAGGTTTGCTTTAAAAATTCTTCCAGTTTCTCGGAGGAAATGTCTATGACGCCCCTTGCTATTTCTTCGTATTGCGGCACCTCGGCGTACCTCTTCCAGGCGTTTTTGAGGCTTTCTTCGGAAACCATGAACAGGTTTATTTTGTACCCCTTGTTTTCAAGGTCTTTGACGGTTCTTTTTGTTTTTTCCGGATTCGGGCTTTCTATGGCCGTCTGGAGCTTCTGGCCGACTTTCTGGAAAACGGCCATTTTCGCCTCGCGGGCTTCCGCCTCCGGCAGTATCTTTAAAGCGTCTATGTCTATGGTTATTCCGGAAAGGTCTAAGTATGGCAGGCCGTATCTTTGGGAAAGGATTTTAGCCAGGTCTTCGGCTTCCTTTTTTCTCATCTCCTCTATTTGCTCTTGTTTTTTGTCGTCCTCAAAGATTGGCATCCCGGTTAGTACAAATTATGATTGCCTATGTTTTTTAGTTCAACAAACCTCCAACAATTAAACAATCAATTTATTTTTAATACTGCGACTTTTGTCATGCCCGGCAAAACCATCATAATTTGTCCTACCGGGCATTGTTGTTATTACTATATATTCTATCCTTTTATGGGACCTCTTTCAACGCGTTTTTTATCTTCAGCTCCGCTTCGGAAAAATTTTTATACGGCCCGCACAGCAGATACGCTCCTTTGTCTTCGCAATTCAGCGCCAGCCGGATTTTTTCGGCCGCGCCGGAGCGCTCCCGCGGGGAACTGCTTCGGATAAGGCATTTTACGGAATCGTTTTTCTGCCAGAGCACCGCCGCCAAAGACACATTCGGGTAAAAGTCAAAAATCTGGCCGCCGATACCGGCGAAAACGGCTTCGCCGGCGCCGATAAGCCCCGTTTTTTGCAGGTCTTGCTCGGAAAGAAAAGTCCAAACCAAGCCGCGGCCGCCGTCGGAAGCTGTTCTGGCCAAAGCGCGGCCGAACAGTTTTGCTTCGTTGTCGCTTTTTTCCAAAAAAACTTTGCTTATTTTATCTTGCTCGGCGCCGGATTTGAGCAGCGCGGCCAAGATGCCGGCCGTTTTCTCGCCAAGCGACTTTTTTAAAAATCTGGTTTCCGTCAGCAAAGAAGCCAGAAGCAGGGAAGCGGAATTTTTATCAGCCCGGAGCGCCTGCCTGCCGGCAGGCAGGCTCCCTGA encodes the following:
- a CDS encoding membrane protein insertase YidC, which produces MISNFYNTVFYEPLLNGLVSLVNYLPFHDIGLAIIVLTVLVRFVIFPFTHKSTTTQIKMKKIEPQLKEIKSNFKNDPQAQARKTMELYRQHGINPLSGILTLFIQIPIIFALYKVFLGGVNFDQEHIYSFVSIPENINTMFLGLVDVTKNNSYVIAFLASLSQFFQMKLAMPPLKKEKLGDSFKDSLAKSMNVQMRYVMPVFIFFIGLKFSAGVALYWTTMNVFAIVHEAIVRRKAEKIYGEPSQNNNIAAGRIS
- the rnpA gene encoding ribonuclease P protein component — encoded protein: MLSKENRMDKETIGLVVKSGRSFSSDSFNLKTAPIAGGRSLFAFVVSSKVSKKATERNKLKRRARNIIRKVLSEVKKGAGIIFFFKVSAKDRTYRELKEEMTNSLKKARILQ
- the dnaA gene encoding chromosomal replication initiator protein DnaA, whose protein sequence is MTLDYEKLWKDVLSEVELNISKANFSTWFKDTYIGKYDNGEVAIHVPNSFAHEWLSTKFNKLIAGIIRNMDSSIRHIDYIIVSQPKNQAKQTTIQQNKPLKTILSNEEQLGFNEFYTDSESNLNPKYTFDSFIVAPFNEVAHAAALTISKNIGNVYNPLFVYGGVGLGKTHLLQAIGNEIRKNNQNTKVHYLTSENFANDYVSSIQNKNINIFKEKYRKYSLLIIDDIQFFSDKLKIQEEFFHVFNSLYNSGNQIVFSSDRPPQYIVGLEDRLRSRFEGGMMVDISQPEYEERLAILKAKINTKGFPLSDEIIEFTASNIKENIRELEGALNSIIGQSKIRGRMLSLEEVEKIISKKAKPVRAITAEQLIKTISIYYNIEEKNLTEKTRRKEIVKPRQITMYLLRNDLSTSYPHIGRRLGQKDHTTAIHAFKKISEDIKRDKKLEQEINNIREMMFKNCV
- the dnaN gene encoding DNA polymerase III subunit beta, translating into MKFTCSKNELKEAVQICEKNTGKNLNLVVLSNILLDCADKILKLTATNLETAVEVEIPTKTEKEGKITIPGSVLSGFLSNNSVNEEITLESQNNNLIISTSNTSITIKGQPADDFPTLPIIKSEDESVINCADFVSGLKSVWYSCSNSIIKPEIASVLIQSNKSASLIFAATDSFRLAEKRFDYNLNNFGKVLLPFKSVAEILRIFDGVFDKLKIKTNKNQINIESDNIKFISRLIDGVFPDYQQILPKKFTADVVVKNNDFTNALKSTAMFSGKLNELVFSLNPEENFIVLKTANNEIGDCVVKIPAKITGEKIKITFNHRYIQDCLQAVNNNDILLRFCGEMKPLLITSLNNNTFQYLVMPMSI
- a CDS encoding penicillin-binding protein produces the protein MRKFKKGVKKRIIRILLWFAAAAMMLAVLSSLAVVYWVATLKIPDIESLGEVKVAQSTKIYDRTGKIVLWDIHEDIQRTVIPIENISRHVKNATIAIEDSSFYQHKGVDFLGIMRSVLVDLKSGKLKQGGSTITQQLVKNTLLTKDKTFSRKIKEIILTMKIEKVLSKEQILERYLNEIPYGGSSYGIESASKIFFGKSAADINLAEAAYLASLPKAPTYYSPYGNHKEELETRKNFVLGKMTSLGFITSEEAEIAKEEKVVFVNKGQNSIKAAHFSVFIRAYLEEKYGQDVIEQGGLKVTTTLDYALQQKAEELAARYAKENKEKFNASNTSIVALDPKTGQILVMVGSKDYFNKEDQGNFNVSLAYRQPGSAIKPFVYAAAFKKGYTPETTLFDLQTEFNPSCLHKYATGTVITAQSSSGGKDECYMPENYDNKFRGPINLRSALAQSLNIPSVKTLYLAGIQNSLNTIKDMGISSLNDPNRYGLTLVLGGGEVSLFELTGAYSVFANNGVRNPPIGILKIEDKNGKVVEEFKDQSRQVLDKNVALTITDILSDNKARTPAFGENSPLYFPGRQVAAKTGTTNDYRDAWVVGYTPNLTVGAWFGNNDNSSMEKKVAGLIVAPMWNEFLNEVFKTLPKENFEKPTKTKTSKPALNGEWRGEQKYLIDKISQKLATEHTPPELIEEKTLTEVHSILYWLNKDNPKGAKPEKPEQDPQFQLWEIPVRKWATENNIKDQTMDDIPKEKDDIHKPEYQPKITMDYPIKDNTYNKEEVINIKITQKSKFGLGQIDFFFNGSYIGTSKINPFGFSFKPADYNITQEKAELKIIAYDQVRNKTEVVVPFMVK
- the ruvC gene encoding crossover junction endodeoxyribonuclease RuvC — its product is MLILGIDPGFERMGFAVLDKSGPKEKLVYSCCIVTKRSDPHEKRLLHIRQNLNKTISEFRPKVMAIESLFFAGNQKTAIKVAEARGVALCAAAENNLRVMELTPLEVKMALTGYGRAEKEQVRKMIAAILKLEKPAKYDDEMDAIAIALAASPRQIQADK